The following proteins are encoded in a genomic region of Oncorhynchus masou masou isolate Uvic2021 chromosome 19, UVic_Omas_1.1, whole genome shotgun sequence:
- the angel2 gene encoding protein angel homolog 2 isoform X1: MSRHQNLNHVYPNAQQNQPMFSRHLTAFGSHWLPPTQAPLGGWRNVHFPSYPCRPGVPPPPQLSHPTRHLSGAFQPQDTRNTNWARLQSQQHLPPGFPFHGFPHRHFHLGLMECSDKEPPYKRRRSSEERAPGDRAKGSPKREYAPRQARSATTSPNCWFKDGKPPPPGTSPPRPALELKRQWEDFSHCYKSRPQSGGGRREPPFEFSVMSYNILSQDLLHDNNYLYKHCSSSILNWNHRLSNILKELKEHNADIMCLQEVQEDHYEKQIKPSLEALGYQCEYKRRTGRKPDGCAVVYKKDRFSLLSSHPVEYFRRGIPLLDRDNVGLVLLLHPTGSSRPEDCVCVANTHLLYNPRRGDIKLAQLAMLLAEISTVSRLPDGSSCPIILCGDFNSVPWSPLYSFVRESRLEYDGIPIGKVSGQEENPRGQRILTVPIWPLSLGVTQQCQYATAPTDVDRGITNLSVQDFATPPMAAMNRPSIEHSLRLTSAYSHYLTEDSRPEITTCHSRTAITVDYIFYSAGTGDISTQPEGPLPRRGLQLLARLALVGQTDLEAVNGLPNEHNSSDHLPILASFRLCP; the protein is encoded by the exons ATGTCTCGACATCAAAACCTAAACCATGTCTATCCAAACGCTCAACAAAA TCAACCCATGTTTTCTCGACACCTGACCGCGTTTGGCTCTCACTGGTTGCCCCCAACTCAGGCCCCATTGGGCGGCTGGAGGAACGTACATTTCCCCAGTTATCCATGTCGGCCGGGTGTGCCCCCTCCACCTCAACTCTCCCATCCCACCAGGCACCTCTCAGGGGCCTTCCAACCTCAAGATACCCGTAACACCAACTGGGCAAGACTACAGTCACAACAACACCTCCCACCAGGGTTCCCTTTTCACGGTTTTCCTCATCGACACTTCCACCTTGGACTGATGGAGTGCTCAGACAAGGAGCCTCCATACAAGCGGAGGAGGAGTTCAGAGGAGAGGGCTCCAGGGGATAGAGCCAAGGGCTCCCCCAAACGAGAGTACGCACCAAGACAGGCTCGCAGTGCCACAACCAGCCCCAACTGCTGGTTCAAAGATGGGAAACCACCGCCTCCTGGGACAAGTCCACCAAGACCGGCATTGG AGCTGAAGAGACAATGGGAGGACTTTTCACACTGCTATAAGTCCAGACCCCAGTCTGGTGGTGGGAGGCGAGAACCACCCTTTGAGTTCTCTGTGATGTCGTATAACATCCTCTCCCAGGACCTACTACATGACAATAACTACCTGTACAAACACTGTAGCTCCTCCATCCTCAACTGGAATCACAGGCTCTCCAACATCCTGAAAGAGCTCAAAGAGCACAACGCAGAT ATAATGTGTCTGCAGGAGGTTCAAGAGGACCACTATGAAAAACAGATCAAACCCTCTCTAGAAGCATTAG GTTACCAGTGTGAGTACAAGAGGAGGACAGGCAGGAAGCCTGACGGCTGTGCCGTGGTCTATAAGAAGGACCGCTTCTCCCTGCTGTCCAGTCACCCAGTGGAGTACTTCCGCCGGGGCATCCCCCTGCTAGACCGGGATAACGTGGGCCTGGTGCTGTTACTGCACCCCACGGGATCCTCCAGGCCGGAGGACTGCGTTTGTGTGGCCAATACACACCTCCTGTACAACCCCCGTCGCGGGGACATTAAGCTGGCCCAGTTGGCCATGCTGCTGGCAGAGATCAGTACAGTGTCCCGCCTCCCTGATGGTAGCTCCTGTCCCATCATCCTCTGTGGGGACTTTAACTCTGTGCCCTGGTCTCCCCTGTACAGCTTTGTTAGGGAGAGCAGGCTGGAGTACGACGGTATTCCCATAGGCAAG GTGTCAGGGCAGGAGGAGAATCCCAGAGGCCAGCGGATCCTGACAGTGCCCATTTGGCCCCTTAGCCTAGGCGTCACCCAGCAGTGCCAGTATGCGACTGCCCCTACAG ATGTTGACAGGGGAATCACCAACCTGTCTGTGCAGGACTTTGCAACACCTCCTATGGCAGCTATGAACAG ACCCAGTATAGAGCACAGTCTGAGGCTGACGTCAGCTTACTCCCACTACCTGACAGAGGACAGCAGGCCTGAGATCACCACCTGTCACTCCAGGACAGCCATCACTGTGGACTACATCTTTTACTCTGCAGGAACAGGGGACATTTCCACTCAGCCAG AGGGTCCATTGCCAAGACGAGGGCTGCAGCTGCTGGCCAGACTGGCCCTGGTGGGACAGACAGACCTGGAGGCCGTCAACGGGCTGCCCAATGAGCACAACTCCTCCGACCACCTGCCCATACTGGCCAGCTTCCGCCTCTGCCCCTGA
- the angel2 gene encoding protein angel homolog 2 isoform X2 — protein sequence MFSRHLTAFGSHWLPPTQAPLGGWRNVHFPSYPCRPGVPPPPQLSHPTRHLSGAFQPQDTRNTNWARLQSQQHLPPGFPFHGFPHRHFHLGLMECSDKEPPYKRRRSSEERAPGDRAKGSPKREYAPRQARSATTSPNCWFKDGKPPPPGTSPPRPALELKRQWEDFSHCYKSRPQSGGGRREPPFEFSVMSYNILSQDLLHDNNYLYKHCSSSILNWNHRLSNILKELKEHNADIMCLQEVQEDHYEKQIKPSLEALGYQCEYKRRTGRKPDGCAVVYKKDRFSLLSSHPVEYFRRGIPLLDRDNVGLVLLLHPTGSSRPEDCVCVANTHLLYNPRRGDIKLAQLAMLLAEISTVSRLPDGSSCPIILCGDFNSVPWSPLYSFVRESRLEYDGIPIGKVSGQEENPRGQRILTVPIWPLSLGVTQQCQYATAPTDVDRGITNLSVQDFATPPMAAMNRPSIEHSLRLTSAYSHYLTEDSRPEITTCHSRTAITVDYIFYSAGTGDISTQPEGPLPRRGLQLLARLALVGQTDLEAVNGLPNEHNSSDHLPILASFRLCP from the exons ATGTTTTCTCGACACCTGACCGCGTTTGGCTCTCACTGGTTGCCCCCAACTCAGGCCCCATTGGGCGGCTGGAGGAACGTACATTTCCCCAGTTATCCATGTCGGCCGGGTGTGCCCCCTCCACCTCAACTCTCCCATCCCACCAGGCACCTCTCAGGGGCCTTCCAACCTCAAGATACCCGTAACACCAACTGGGCAAGACTACAGTCACAACAACACCTCCCACCAGGGTTCCCTTTTCACGGTTTTCCTCATCGACACTTCCACCTTGGACTGATGGAGTGCTCAGACAAGGAGCCTCCATACAAGCGGAGGAGGAGTTCAGAGGAGAGGGCTCCAGGGGATAGAGCCAAGGGCTCCCCCAAACGAGAGTACGCACCAAGACAGGCTCGCAGTGCCACAACCAGCCCCAACTGCTGGTTCAAAGATGGGAAACCACCGCCTCCTGGGACAAGTCCACCAAGACCGGCATTGG AGCTGAAGAGACAATGGGAGGACTTTTCACACTGCTATAAGTCCAGACCCCAGTCTGGTGGTGGGAGGCGAGAACCACCCTTTGAGTTCTCTGTGATGTCGTATAACATCCTCTCCCAGGACCTACTACATGACAATAACTACCTGTACAAACACTGTAGCTCCTCCATCCTCAACTGGAATCACAGGCTCTCCAACATCCTGAAAGAGCTCAAAGAGCACAACGCAGAT ATAATGTGTCTGCAGGAGGTTCAAGAGGACCACTATGAAAAACAGATCAAACCCTCTCTAGAAGCATTAG GTTACCAGTGTGAGTACAAGAGGAGGACAGGCAGGAAGCCTGACGGCTGTGCCGTGGTCTATAAGAAGGACCGCTTCTCCCTGCTGTCCAGTCACCCAGTGGAGTACTTCCGCCGGGGCATCCCCCTGCTAGACCGGGATAACGTGGGCCTGGTGCTGTTACTGCACCCCACGGGATCCTCCAGGCCGGAGGACTGCGTTTGTGTGGCCAATACACACCTCCTGTACAACCCCCGTCGCGGGGACATTAAGCTGGCCCAGTTGGCCATGCTGCTGGCAGAGATCAGTACAGTGTCCCGCCTCCCTGATGGTAGCTCCTGTCCCATCATCCTCTGTGGGGACTTTAACTCTGTGCCCTGGTCTCCCCTGTACAGCTTTGTTAGGGAGAGCAGGCTGGAGTACGACGGTATTCCCATAGGCAAG GTGTCAGGGCAGGAGGAGAATCCCAGAGGCCAGCGGATCCTGACAGTGCCCATTTGGCCCCTTAGCCTAGGCGTCACCCAGCAGTGCCAGTATGCGACTGCCCCTACAG ATGTTGACAGGGGAATCACCAACCTGTCTGTGCAGGACTTTGCAACACCTCCTATGGCAGCTATGAACAG ACCCAGTATAGAGCACAGTCTGAGGCTGACGTCAGCTTACTCCCACTACCTGACAGAGGACAGCAGGCCTGAGATCACCACCTGTCACTCCAGGACAGCCATCACTGTGGACTACATCTTTTACTCTGCAGGAACAGGGGACATTTCCACTCAGCCAG AGGGTCCATTGCCAAGACGAGGGCTGCAGCTGCTGGCCAGACTGGCCCTGGTGGGACAGACAGACCTGGAGGCCGTCAACGGGCTGCCCAATGAGCACAACTCCTCCGACCACCTGCCCATACTGGCCAGCTTCCGCCTCTGCCCCTGA